The genomic window CTCTGCATTTTGGTGTTTTCAGCCGGCAGCCGATCCAGATTGATTCTTTTGATCAGTTCATAACTGAAAAAGGCCAGCATAGCTATGACTAAAACACCTATAATGATTATGACCAAATAAAAAACCCCTTTATACCATAATAAAAACACGAATCATTTGTGAAGTTATCTATTTTTATACCTAATTATACATAATCCATTGTAACATTACACTTTATTCTTGCCAACTTTTTTTTCTGTCCCCCAACAACTGTTAAAAAAAGCCGTATTATCTAGATTCTTGAAGAGTGCAATCTTTGAAAATTGATTGTGATTCTTCATTCCTCACTATGTATAGCAATAGGTTGATCCTTTTCTTAACTGTCAGAACCACTATATTTGATATGTATCTACTGCTTCTTCTGCTTCTGCTTCGAGTATCCCCACGCTAATCCCCAACGCTCGGTCCACATCAGTCATGATCTCAATTCCAAGGTGGCAAACCTTTTCTTTTAGCCTTGCTTTGTCTATTGTTCGTATCTGTTCTAATAAAATCACTGAATCTCTTTCGATTCCAGTCTCCCCAGAGTTGATTCCAATATG from Enterococcus sp. 9E7_DIV0242 includes these protein-coding regions:
- a CDS encoding type II toxin-antitoxin system PemK/MazF family toxin, whose product is MVKRGDIYFADLSPVVGSEQGGIRPVLVIQNNLGNHFSPTIIVAAVTAKMAKPKLPTHIGINSGETGIERDSVILLEQIRTIDKARLKEKVCHLGIEIMTDVDRALGISVGILEAEAEEAVDTYQI